Proteins co-encoded in one Hymenobacter swuensis DY53 genomic window:
- a CDS encoding IscS subfamily cysteine desulfurase yields the protein MLKLPIYLDNNATTPLDPRVLEAMMPYLTEVFGNAASRNHPFGWAAEEGVDYAREQISSLINCDPKEIIFTSGATESDNLAIKGVFEMYAQKGNHIITTTTEHKAVLDTCKHIEKLGGRVTYLPVDSEGLISLSELEAAMTPETILVAIMYGNNETGTIQPIREIAAIAHKHGALFMTDGTQAVGKIPVDVIADGIDLMAFTAHKMYGPKGVGALYVRRKNPRVKVTAQMDGGGHERGMRSGTLNVPGIVGLGKACELAKLEMAADTARLSAMRDRLERELLTLEESYVNGSREHRLPHVANISFKYVEGEGLMMGVKDLAVSSGSACTSASLEPSYVLKALGLSDDLAHSSLRFGLSRFTTDEQIDYAINHVKEAVTKLREMSPLWEMFKEGIDLNSIEWAEH from the coding sequence ATGCTCAAGCTACCTATTTACCTCGACAACAACGCAACCACGCCGCTCGACCCCCGGGTTCTGGAGGCTATGATGCCGTATCTGACCGAGGTGTTCGGCAATGCCGCCTCGCGCAACCACCCCTTTGGCTGGGCCGCCGAAGAAGGCGTGGATTATGCCCGGGAGCAGATTTCGAGCCTGATTAACTGCGACCCCAAGGAAATTATCTTTACCTCGGGAGCCACGGAATCCGACAATCTCGCCATCAAAGGTGTGTTTGAGATGTACGCCCAGAAGGGTAACCACATCATCACGACGACCACCGAGCACAAAGCTGTGCTTGACACCTGCAAGCACATTGAGAAGCTCGGGGGCCGGGTCACCTATTTGCCCGTAGATTCTGAAGGCCTTATTAGCCTAAGCGAGCTGGAAGCCGCCATGACCCCGGAAACCATTCTGGTGGCCATCATGTACGGCAACAACGAAACCGGCACCATCCAGCCCATCCGTGAAATTGCCGCCATTGCCCACAAGCACGGCGCGCTGTTCATGACGGACGGTACCCAGGCAGTCGGCAAAATTCCGGTGGACGTCATTGCCGATGGCATCGATCTAATGGCCTTCACCGCCCACAAAATGTATGGTCCCAAAGGTGTTGGTGCCTTGTATGTACGTCGCAAAAACCCACGCGTGAAAGTTACCGCCCAGATGGATGGTGGCGGCCACGAGCGGGGCATGCGCTCCGGTACCCTCAACGTTCCCGGTATTGTGGGCCTGGGTAAAGCCTGCGAGCTGGCCAAGCTGGAAATGGCCGCCGATACGGCCCGCCTGAGCGCCATGCGCGACCGGCTGGAAAGAGAGCTCCTGACACTGGAGGAAAGCTACGTTAACGGTTCGCGCGAGCACCGCCTGCCGCATGTGGCCAACATCAGCTTTAAGTACGTAGAAGGCGAAGGCCTGATGATGGGCGTGAAAGACCTTGCCGTTTCGTCCGGCTCGGCTTGTACTTCTGCCTCTTTGGAGCCATCTTACGTACTCAAAGCACTGGGCCTGAGCGACGACCTCGCCCACAGCTCCCTGCGTTTCGGCCTGAGCCGCTTCACCACTGACGAGCAGATCGATTACGCCATCAACCACGTAAAAGAGGCCGTCACGAAGCTGCGGGAAATGTCGCCCCTGTGGGAGATGTTCAAAGAAGGTATCGACTTGAACTCTATCGAGTGGGCTGAGCATTAA
- a CDS encoding choice-of-anchor D domain-containing protein, producing MLHLRTRSFFFQGGQITLHILTALLLLICPSLVKGQVVISQIYGSGNAGGATYRNDFIELFNRGTTQVTMTNWSVQYASSSGIFTGKTTISGTIGAGKYYLVQMSGGTTNGVALPAPDAMGGIDMSGSAGKVALANTTATVTFNAPSNFSGNVVDFVGYGSAANAYEGNGRAPAPSTTTSVTRLSGGCTDSNNNNTDFEPVAVAPRNSATAAALCSTAPIITGFTPQTGTVGTVVTISGTNLATITGVTFAGISATNVSATASSVTATVAAGTPIGAAAVVLSDGTTAYSATSTFDVTAPTPTPAITGFTPDRGPVGTVVTISGTDLTGATVVRFNGTAASSYTVTNATTITVTVPTGATTGSITVTMAGGTATSGTSFSVENAVPTLTGLDPGTQVAGAASFTLTATGTNFLPSSVLDFNGSALSTTYLSDTQLSATVPATAIAMAGSYPVTVISPAPGGGTSGAVAFIVSVPFAGLVEPFEQGSKSSYATGNVTFASGFWELNNALVGTSANDAKNGTKSVRIQSTGLLTMLFDKAGGAADITLKAANYAGDTGGTFVVEVSVDQGGTWSQAGNTVNLTSTALATFSFTVNTAGNVRLRVRKIGGSRINIDDVTIADYVPTNGPEIDLVQNASSIPSNGTYDFGFVTVDNTASSTFTIRNLGTSDLTLGNPAVQLTGSANFTLTAQPTATVLGSGSSTTFTVTFAPTATTPQTATLRIASDDADESPYILNLTGAVPPTYTWNGTGTNWAAAGSWTPSRSTPSSSDVVVFDGAITPTATVTADFSSVQTIGQLLIRNAATVLFNNTGNRTLTISNGSATGSDLTVTAGSSLTVMNPGSTETGLTLQLGTGATAAITGAVAFEAASSNTGAHRLLGNGTNSIEFLSGGSFRSGLNVAGNPFGALTAYTGSVIFRNGSRLEQAGGLQPFAVTAPGSVITLEPTSRYVYSIPDNNSVPPLSSRTFGHLEFNVGTGVNTSSGANGTLTILGNLTVTSGNVGLNLDNTIFIGGNIQVDAGSTLSFAPDAGGIETVALNGLAPQTISGAGTLTFGSTSRLQLDNAAGVALARPLTLTRLQLSAGTLTTTASNLLTLTANAVLSGGSSSSYIVGPLARQTGVVTTTPTDVVFPIGKGGHYRPISLRINTQATAATYVTDLQNTSARSTPVQAPLSRVSGIRFVTITPTVSPAGFSGTVTLNFDTDDQVTDPAAASLVVAKRGNGGAWESIGRLASSGGGTTGPFVAGSLTSDVFTSFSDFALASTDPSYALNPLPVELVAFTARRQEDQVRLAWQTAAEHNSHYFEVQRSTDARSFQKMTTIKAKGTAASYEAYDPQPIRQSVAYYRLRQVDRDGKEAFSAVQVINDQLQLNVYPNPAHAELRVELPVAEVARYRILNSTGNTVATGSLSGAATLLIAGLPIGLYQLEVTTAVSRTTHRFVKQ from the coding sequence ATGTTGCACTTACGTACTCGCTCATTCTTCTTTCAGGGAGGCCAGATTACATTACATATACTGACAGCACTGCTGTTACTGATCTGTCCGTCCTTAGTTAAAGGTCAGGTTGTCATCAGCCAGATTTATGGGAGCGGCAATGCGGGTGGAGCTACTTACCGCAACGACTTCATAGAGTTGTTTAATCGGGGTACAACTCAGGTTACTATGACCAACTGGTCAGTGCAGTATGCGTCTAGCAGTGGGATATTCACTGGGAAAACCACTATAAGCGGAACCATAGGGGCCGGCAAATACTACTTAGTGCAAATGTCTGGTGGCACAACAAATGGCGTTGCGTTACCTGCTCCTGATGCTATGGGTGGTATTGATATGAGTGGTTCTGCGGGGAAAGTCGCGCTGGCCAATACTACTGCCACTGTCACCTTCAATGCTCCTAGCAACTTTTCCGGCAACGTGGTGGACTTTGTGGGCTACGGTAGTGCCGCCAATGCCTACGAGGGCAATGGTCGGGCTCCTGCCCCAAGTACTACCACCAGTGTAACACGCCTCAGTGGCGGCTGCACGGATAGCAACAACAACAATACTGACTTCGAGCCGGTGGCCGTTGCACCCCGCAACTCGGCTACGGCGGCGGCCTTATGTAGCACGGCCCCGATTATTACCGGTTTCACGCCACAGACGGGGACGGTCGGAACAGTGGTAACCATCAGTGGTACTAATCTGGCGACTATTACAGGCGTCACCTTTGCCGGTATTAGTGCCACTAACGTTTCGGCTACTGCCAGCAGCGTAACCGCTACTGTGGCGGCCGGAACGCCCATTGGTGCGGCGGCAGTGGTGCTGAGCGACGGAACCACCGCGTACAGCGCTACAAGTACTTTCGACGTAACGGCTCCTACTCCAACGCCGGCCATTACAGGCTTTACGCCCGACCGTGGCCCAGTCGGTACGGTGGTTACTATCAGCGGAACAGATCTTACCGGGGCTACTGTTGTACGCTTCAATGGGACAGCGGCTAGTAGTTACACCGTTACGAATGCTACCACCATAACGGTAACGGTTCCAACTGGGGCGACAACCGGCTCTATTACGGTCACTATGGCCGGCGGTACAGCCACCTCCGGCACCAGCTTCAGCGTAGAAAATGCGGTGCCAACGCTTACCGGCCTTGATCCGGGTACACAGGTTGCAGGTGCAGCTAGCTTTACGCTAACGGCCACCGGGACTAATTTTCTGCCTTCCTCCGTTCTGGACTTTAATGGTTCGGCCCTTAGTACTACCTACCTTTCTGATACGCAGCTAAGCGCCACGGTACCGGCAACTGCCATTGCAATGGCCGGATCCTATCCGGTGACGGTTATTTCCCCGGCACCCGGGGGCGGTACGTCTGGGGCAGTAGCGTTTATCGTTTCGGTGCCGTTTGCGGGGCTAGTGGAGCCGTTTGAGCAGGGTAGCAAAAGTTCGTACGCTACCGGAAACGTGACATTTGCCTCGGGTTTCTGGGAACTGAACAACGCCTTGGTAGGCACTTCCGCCAACGATGCTAAAAACGGTACTAAATCGGTACGGATTCAGAGTACCGGCTTGCTGACGATGCTGTTCGACAAAGCTGGCGGCGCGGCTGATATAACGCTTAAAGCAGCCAACTACGCCGGTGACACGGGTGGTACTTTTGTAGTAGAAGTATCGGTTGACCAAGGCGGCACCTGGAGTCAGGCGGGTAACACCGTCAACCTAACTTCCACTGCACTGGCTACGTTCAGCTTTACCGTCAATACCGCAGGTAATGTGCGGCTGCGCGTGCGTAAAATCGGGGGTAGCCGCATCAACATCGATGATGTGACTATTGCGGATTACGTACCCACTAACGGCCCGGAAATAGATCTGGTGCAGAATGCCAGTTCAATTCCCTCTAATGGAACCTATGATTTTGGCTTCGTAACTGTAGACAATACTGCCTCCAGCACGTTCACCATCCGCAATCTGGGTACTTCTGATCTGACGCTGGGTAACCCGGCCGTGCAACTCACCGGCTCTGCCAATTTCACGCTGACGGCGCAACCAACTGCCACGGTTCTGGGCAGCGGTAGCAGCACAACCTTTACTGTCACGTTCGCGCCCACTGCTACCACTCCGCAAACCGCCACGCTGCGCATTGCCAGCGACGATGCCGACGAAAGCCCGTATATCCTGAATCTCACTGGGGCCGTGCCGCCTACTTATACCTGGAACGGTACCGGTACCAACTGGGCCGCCGCCGGTAGCTGGACGCCCAGTCGCTCCACCCCAAGTAGCAGCGACGTGGTAGTGTTTGATGGAGCTATTACGCCAACTGCCACTGTAACAGCTGATTTTAGTTCAGTACAAACTATCGGGCAATTACTTATTCGTAATGCGGCCACCGTACTTTTCAACAACACTGGCAACCGGACGCTCACTATCAGCAACGGCAGTGCTACGGGTTCCGACCTGACGGTTACAGCCGGTTCCAGCCTGACGGTCATGAACCCCGGGAGTACCGAAACCGGCCTCACGCTGCAGCTGGGCACTGGTGCCACTGCCGCTATTACCGGAGCGGTAGCATTCGAAGCCGCAAGCTCCAACACCGGAGCCCACCGGTTACTGGGGAATGGGACCAACAGCATTGAGTTTCTGAGTGGTGGTTCGTTCAGGAGCGGGTTGAACGTGGCCGGAAACCCATTTGGAGCCCTAACAGCCTATACCGGCAGCGTAATTTTTCGCAACGGCTCCCGGCTGGAGCAGGCCGGTGGTCTGCAGCCTTTCGCCGTTACCGCGCCGGGTTCGGTTATTACGCTGGAGCCTACCAGCCGATACGTGTATAGTATCCCGGATAATAACTCGGTGCCGCCACTCAGTAGTCGTACGTTTGGCCACCTGGAGTTCAACGTGGGTACTGGCGTAAACACCTCCTCCGGGGCGAACGGTACGCTTACCATCTTAGGCAACCTGACGGTAACCAGCGGCAATGTGGGTCTGAATCTGGACAATACTATTTTCATTGGCGGCAACATTCAGGTTGATGCCGGTAGCACGCTTTCCTTTGCTCCGGATGCCGGAGGAATTGAAACAGTGGCCTTGAATGGACTGGCCCCACAAACCATAAGTGGTGCGGGCACGCTTACTTTCGGAAGTACTTCGCGCCTGCAGCTGGATAATGCCGCCGGCGTAGCGCTGGCTCGGCCGCTCACCCTCACGCGGCTACAGCTGAGTGCCGGCACGCTCACTACCACTGCCAGTAATCTGCTGACCTTAACCGCTAATGCCGTGTTGAGTGGCGGGAGCAGCAGCAGCTACATAGTCGGTCCGCTGGCTCGCCAGACTGGCGTAGTAACGACAACTCCTACCGATGTTGTGTTTCCCATCGGCAAGGGCGGACATTACCGGCCCATCAGTCTGCGCATAAATACCCAGGCTACCGCCGCCACGTATGTAACCGATCTGCAGAACACCTCCGCCCGTTCCACACCGGTGCAGGCACCACTCTCCCGCGTGTCCGGCATCCGGTTCGTAACCATTACGCCGACGGTGTCCCCCGCTGGTTTCAGCGGTACCGTTACCCTGAACTTTGATACCGATGACCAAGTAACGGACCCGGCAGCAGCGTCCCTGGTCGTAGCCAAACGTGGTAACGGCGGGGCGTGGGAATCCATTGGGCGCTTGGCCAGTTCAGGCGGAGGAACGACTGGACCCTTTGTGGCCGGTTCGCTCACATCCGACGTTTTTACCTCATTTAGCGACTTCGCCCTAGCCAGCACTGACCCCAGCTACGCCCTCAACCCGTTGCCTGTAGAGCTGGTAGCCTTCACGGCGCGCCGCCAGGAAGACCAAGTGCGCCTAGCGTGGCAAACGGCCGCCGAGCATAATAGCCACTACTTCGAGGTACAGCGCAGCACCGATGCCCGAAGTTTTCAGAAGATGACCACCATAAAAGCCAAAGGCACCGCCGCCAGCTATGAGGCATACGATCCGCAGCCCATTCGCCAAAGCGTGGCGTACTACCGGTTGCGCCAAGTGGATAGGGATGGAAAAGAAGCTTTTTCAGCGGTGCAGGTAATCAATGACCAACTGCAACTCAACGTGTATCCCAACCCAGCCCACGCCGAGTTGCGGGTGGAATTGCCGGTTGCAGAAGTAGCCCGTTACCGGATCCTAAACTCTACCGGAAACACGGTGGCTACCGGTAGCTTGAGCGGGGCCGCTACGCTACTTATAGCCGGCCTGCCGATTGGGTTGTACCAGTTGGAAGTGACTACCGCCGTCAGCCGTACCACGCACCGTTTTGTGAAACAGTAA
- the iscU gene encoding Fe-S cluster assembly scaffold IscU: MAYSDKVIDHYSNPRNVGTLDKSKKNVGTGLVGAPECGDVMRLQIEVDETTNTITDAKFKTFGCGSAIASSSLATEWLKGKTVDEALAIDNMEIVEELALPPVKIHCSVLAEDAIKSAINDYRVKNGLPELEMAKSHH; the protein is encoded by the coding sequence ATGGCTTACTCAGATAAAGTAATCGACCATTACAGCAATCCTCGCAACGTAGGTACGCTGGACAAAAGCAAAAAGAACGTAGGTACCGGCTTGGTAGGCGCGCCTGAGTGCGGAGACGTAATGCGTCTGCAGATTGAGGTAGACGAGACGACCAACACCATCACCGACGCCAAATTCAAGACGTTTGGTTGCGGTTCGGCCATTGCTTCCTCGTCGCTGGCGACGGAGTGGCTGAAGGGTAAAACGGTTGACGAGGCGTTGGCCATCGACAACATGGAGATTGTGGAGGAACTGGCCCTGCCGCCCGTAAAAATCCACTGCTCGGTACTGGCCGAGGACGCCATCAAATCCGCCATCAACGACTACCGCGTGAAAAACGGTCTGCCGGAGCTGGAAATGGCCAAGTCGCACCACTAG
- a CDS encoding L-threonylcarbamoyladenylate synthase, translated as MNLRFLRDEADAAVDVLLLQQVILYPTDTVWGLGCDAESSKAVDQIYKLKQRPADKACIVLVADEQMFARYAEVVPPNLPELLAAQTRPTTYVVPGSRLLAPNLLAPDGTVGLRVVQQDEFCRLVLRRLGHGLVSTSANRSGEPTPAIFSEVDPKLVREVEYVVNWRQDDETRSQPSRVVRVLADGGLEVLRD; from the coding sequence ATGAACCTCCGATTTTTACGAGACGAAGCCGACGCGGCCGTGGACGTGCTGTTGTTGCAGCAGGTCATATTATACCCGACCGATACGGTGTGGGGCCTGGGCTGCGACGCTGAATCGTCGAAGGCCGTGGACCAGATCTATAAGCTCAAGCAGCGGCCCGCCGATAAGGCCTGCATTGTGCTGGTGGCTGATGAGCAGATGTTTGCCCGCTACGCTGAGGTGGTACCGCCTAACTTGCCCGAACTGCTGGCGGCCCAGACGCGGCCCACCACCTACGTGGTGCCCGGCAGCCGGCTGCTGGCTCCTAACCTACTGGCTCCCGATGGTACGGTGGGACTGCGCGTGGTGCAGCAGGATGAATTCTGCCGGTTAGTGCTACGCCGGCTGGGCCACGGGCTGGTATCGACTTCGGCTAACCGTAGCGGCGAGCCAACCCCGGCCATCTTCAGCGAAGTAGATCCGAAGCTGGTGCGCGAGGTGGAGTACGTGGTGAACTGGCGACAGGATGATGAAACCCGCTCCCAGCCTTCCCGGGTGGTGCGGGTGCTGGCCGATGGCGGGCTGGAGGTGCTACGGGATTAA
- a CDS encoding T9SS type A sorting domain-containing protein, whose amino-acid sequence MKKSYLSTVPLISRPWLWVVLLMGLFAPLVMQAQSMSYQETFNGLQAREAISSAQTAGEFDEDQLVYSGTAIASPGANPNNNNPSNYTGASGGRSIVFAEPNPSTQGVQVTPNTDYTLIIDGLNTTTAGTGANPRLEFGLFRSAGSQTAATNEFIAEYSLDGGANYTNIGFTRPAASGSWEFVAVNTTIPAATNVRVRFTRVGNASTRQYRLDDFRLRALAPALFISPASLIFPNTTVGTQSAAQQVTVTGTDLTNAVIVTAPSGFLVRTGSDAYASTVTLTQDVNGGVNQQVDVVFVPTVTGSYFSQISAASTGATTVTTNVAGNATAPPPSLTVSPIALPDFGSVQVGQVSAAQTFNVQGSNLTNNVVVTPPAGFQIRLPNGTFSSAAITLVPSAGSVNQNVEVRFQPTVDGNYNAQVTVTSTGAPASGVGVSGTATPAPTGPFIVANPTAIDFGTVSASGSAQTLTFSINAGNLTAPLVLTGSNNNIVFRDATAGGSFVNGPITINPAADGSVSIRNIEVQLTGPIASGPFSGSITASSTGATSVVVSITANSTGNNSVINASGNLSLFSTVPGVASSVQSYTLSGSNLLQDITVAAPQYFQVSLDATFAGVTTTGNTIVVPRNSGSDVTATTVYVRFLPPSALSSSSLILNSSSPAVSQGIPVAGTSEPTIQIANGFQEVRNVVINTTSASQALTINAQRVLQPVTISKNLSSNPLNPGNVAQFELSLDNVTFTNSVTLTPNTTTYSINQPIYVRYKPTYLGSAQSTLQFQSNDFANKSVQAFGANDLLSARSIDVEPTLRSTATVTRNNTTATVTFNLPANYAALGYGEGRLIVASTNSELPATSQPADGNSYQTGNQTYGQGPQIAPGFFAVYSGSNQTVVVDGLDLATTYYFYTFEYNNIDNNFNVSVIGAENYLSPPVPNTIPGIIAPSPLPVTLVSFSAKVKGNQVALNWVTASELNNKGFEVQRSRDGRSFETILTREGKGTTSATTTYNEVDKKPLNGLSYYRLKQVDLDGSSSFSSLVTVNYLNSGEVTMYPNPVQDQLTIDVAGSAEGVTAVITDMTGRLISTRKLGADSKLDMTNLQAGTYLVTVGEGDAKVTRRIVKK is encoded by the coding sequence ATGAAAAAATCTTACTTGAGTACGGTACCCTTAATCAGCCGACCTTGGCTTTGGGTAGTGCTACTGATGGGCTTGTTCGCTCCGCTTGTTATGCAGGCCCAGAGCATGAGCTATCAGGAAACTTTTAACGGTTTGCAGGCACGTGAAGCCATTTCCTCGGCACAGACAGCCGGAGAGTTTGACGAAGACCAGCTGGTGTATAGCGGTACTGCTATTGCTTCGCCGGGTGCCAATCCTAACAACAACAACCCCAGCAACTACACTGGGGCCAGTGGTGGACGTAGCATTGTGTTTGCAGAACCTAACCCCTCAACGCAGGGAGTACAGGTAACCCCAAACACTGACTACACCCTGATTATTGATGGGTTGAACACGACAACTGCCGGCACGGGTGCTAACCCACGCTTGGAGTTTGGTTTGTTTCGCAGTGCTGGTTCGCAGACGGCTGCTACCAATGAGTTCATTGCTGAGTATAGCTTGGATGGTGGAGCCAACTACACCAACATCGGTTTTACCCGTCCCGCTGCTAGCGGAAGCTGGGAATTCGTAGCTGTAAACACTACTATTCCGGCTGCCACCAACGTACGTGTTCGTTTCACGCGGGTAGGCAATGCTAGCACCCGTCAGTACCGTCTGGACGACTTCAGGCTACGTGCGTTGGCTCCTGCGCTGTTCATTTCACCAGCCAGCCTGATCTTCCCTAACACTACGGTTGGTACTCAGTCGGCTGCTCAGCAGGTCACTGTCACGGGTACCGACCTGACTAACGCCGTAATCGTAACAGCTCCGAGTGGTTTCTTGGTGCGCACAGGCTCCGATGCTTATGCTTCCACGGTTACTTTGACACAGGATGTAAATGGCGGTGTCAACCAACAGGTTGATGTGGTGTTCGTACCTACTGTAACCGGTTCGTACTTCTCACAGATATCGGCTGCTAGCACAGGCGCTACCACTGTTACCACCAATGTGGCAGGTAATGCTACTGCGCCGCCGCCATCTTTGACGGTAAGCCCGATTGCGCTGCCGGACTTCGGCTCGGTGCAGGTAGGTCAGGTTTCTGCTGCCCAGACGTTCAACGTACAAGGTTCCAACCTGACGAACAACGTAGTGGTTACTCCTCCAGCCGGTTTCCAGATTCGTCTACCTAACGGTACGTTCAGTTCTGCTGCCATTACCTTGGTACCTTCTGCCGGTTCCGTGAATCAGAACGTTGAAGTTCGTTTCCAGCCTACTGTTGACGGTAACTACAATGCCCAGGTTACAGTGACTTCAACCGGCGCTCCAGCTTCGGGGGTAGGGGTCAGCGGCACCGCCACTCCGGCTCCTACGGGTCCTTTCATCGTAGCCAATCCTACAGCTATTGACTTCGGAACCGTTTCAGCCAGTGGTTCAGCCCAAACGCTGACCTTCTCGATCAATGCAGGCAATCTGACGGCTCCTCTGGTGCTGACCGGCTCGAATAACAACATCGTATTCCGTGATGCTACTGCTGGCGGTAGCTTTGTGAACGGTCCGATTACCATCAACCCGGCCGCCGATGGCTCAGTTTCAATCCGCAACATTGAGGTACAACTGACTGGTCCAATTGCTTCGGGTCCGTTCAGCGGCAGCATCACTGCCTCGAGCACTGGCGCTACCAGCGTAGTAGTAAGCATTACCGCAAACAGCACGGGTAATAACTCAGTTATTAACGCTTCCGGTAACCTGAGCCTGTTCTCGACGGTGCCTGGTGTTGCTTCTTCGGTACAGTCCTATACGCTGTCGGGTTCAAACCTGCTCCAGGACATTACGGTAGCTGCCCCCCAGTATTTCCAAGTGTCTCTCGATGCTACGTTTGCTGGCGTGACTACCACCGGTAACACGATTGTAGTTCCTCGCAACTCTGGCTCAGACGTAACAGCTACCACGGTATATGTTCGTTTCCTGCCGCCTTCTGCTCTAAGCTCTTCTTCGCTGATTCTGAACTCCAGCAGCCCCGCAGTTTCGCAGGGTATTCCAGTGGCCGGTACCAGTGAGCCGACTATCCAGATTGCGAATGGATTCCAGGAAGTTCGCAACGTAGTTATCAACACTACTTCTGCATCGCAGGCATTGACCATCAATGCACAGCGCGTACTCCAGCCTGTTACGATTTCAAAAAATCTGTCGTCTAACCCGCTGAACCCCGGCAATGTGGCGCAGTTTGAATTGTCGCTGGACAACGTGACGTTCACAAACTCTGTGACGCTAACGCCGAATACTACTACGTACAGCATCAACCAGCCCATTTATGTGCGCTACAAGCCTACGTACTTAGGTTCGGCTCAGTCGACGCTGCAATTCCAGAGCAATGACTTCGCTAACAAATCAGTACAGGCCTTCGGTGCCAACGACCTGTTGTCGGCTCGTTCGATTGACGTAGAGCCTACTCTGCGTAGCACTGCTACGGTAACCCGGAACAATACTACTGCTACGGTAACCTTCAATCTGCCCGCTAACTACGCTGCATTAGGCTATGGTGAAGGTCGACTGATTGTAGCCAGCACTAACTCGGAACTACCAGCTACCAGTCAGCCTGCAGATGGTAACTCGTACCAGACCGGCAACCAGACCTATGGCCAAGGCCCGCAGATTGCTCCAGGTTTCTTCGCGGTGTATTCCGGTTCAAACCAGACAGTAGTAGTAGATGGCCTTGATTTGGCAACAACCTATTATTTCTACACTTTCGAATACAATAACATTGATAACAACTTCAATGTGAGCGTAATCGGGGCTGAGAACTATCTGTCGCCGCCGGTGCCAAACACCATTCCCGGTATCATTGCTCCTTCGCCGCTGCCCGTTACGCTGGTGTCTTTCTCGGCCAAAGTGAAAGGTAACCAAGTTGCGCTGAACTGGGTAACTGCTTCGGAACTGAACAACAAAGGGTTTGAGGTACAGCGTAGCCGTGACGGCCGTTCGTTTGAAACTATCCTGACCCGTGAGGGTAAAGGCACCACGAGCGCCACTACTACTTATAATGAGGTTGATAAGAAGCCACTTAACGGCCTTTCTTACTACCGCCTGAAGCAGGTAGATCTGGACGGCTCGTCGAGCTTCAGCTCGCTAGTGACCGTTAACTACCTGAACTCGGGCGAGGTGACGATGTACCCGAACCCTGTGCAGGATCAGCTCACGATTGACGTAGCTGGTTCGGCTGAAGGTGTAACTGCTGTTATTACCGATATGACTGGCCGCCTCATCAGCACCCGTAAGCTGGGCGCTGATAGCAAGCTGGACATGACGAATCTGCAGGCCGGTACTTACTTAGTAACGGTTGGTGAGGGTGACGCAAAAGTGACCCGTCGTATTGTGAAGAAGTAA
- a CDS encoding HesB/IscA family protein, giving the protein MITVSDKAKEKVEKLMHDAELDATYRLRASVAGGGCSGLSYKLDFDNEVKPMDQEFEDKGVRVVVDMKSFLYLAGTELDFSDGLNGKGFYFDNPNASRTCGCGESFSV; this is encoded by the coding sequence ATGATTACCGTTTCTGATAAAGCCAAAGAGAAAGTTGAAAAGCTCATGCACGACGCAGAGCTGGATGCTACGTACCGTCTGCGGGCCTCGGTGGCTGGCGGTGGCTGCTCGGGCCTGAGCTATAAGCTTGACTTCGACAACGAAGTAAAACCAATGGACCAGGAGTTTGAAGACAAAGGTGTGCGGGTGGTAGTCGATATGAAGAGCTTCCTGTATCTGGCCGGTACGGAGCTGGATTTCTCGGATGGCCTTAACGGGAAAGGCTTCTACTTTGATAATCCCAATGCGTCCCGCACCTGCGGCTGCGGCGAAAGTTTTTCGGTGTAG
- the mce gene encoding methylmalonyl-CoA epimerase translates to MLTNLEHLGLAVKDLEAATALYTTLLGQEPYKREHVASEAVDTVFFQVGGSKIELLAGTSPNSAITKYLDKKPEGIHHIAFEVDDIRAEMARLRAAGFTILNDEPKRGADNKLVCFIHPKSANGVLVELCQSI, encoded by the coding sequence ATGCTCACCAATCTTGAACACCTGGGGCTTGCCGTAAAAGACCTGGAAGCGGCCACCGCGCTTTACACCACGCTGCTCGGGCAGGAGCCCTATAAGCGGGAGCATGTGGCCTCCGAGGCCGTGGATACGGTGTTTTTTCAGGTGGGCGGCTCCAAAATTGAGCTGCTGGCCGGCACGTCGCCCAATAGCGCCATCACCAAGTACTTGGATAAAAAGCCCGAAGGCATTCACCACATAGCTTTCGAGGTGGACGATATCCGGGCGGAAATGGCGCGGCTGCGGGCGGCCGGGTTCACCATCCTCAACGACGAGCCCAAGCGCGGAGCCGATAACAAGCTGGTGTGCTTTATTCATCCAAAATCCGCTAATGGCGTATTGGTGGAGCTTTGCCAGTCGATTTAA